A region from the Vibrio sp. SS-MA-C1-2 genome encodes:
- the zipA gene encoding cell division protein ZipA, with amino-acid sequence MQEDLRLVLVIVGALAIAGLLFHGLWTNRKDKPTKFSEKPLKKFADKSQDNTGFDDDGIGEVRVVSRANSSESNVPPEKKAVSPEKSARKEPGFNFSDDLVTDDPLLNSQSSSAADVTFTGAAQPSFSAEEQEVANQTAMNLNKNENFSSVATSSTNNALTMEFDAQQPQPVNRHPNQELMEFSAVTQESVIDERVDDTVNETADAIVVEQPMAEQPIVTEPEEKEPLVIILNVHASKGMEFNGAQLFNAMEQHSLHLGEMAIYHRHADLVGAGKVLFSVANSVNPGSFITDSVETFTTPGVTFFMSVPCYGNAEQNFKLMLQTAQQLADDMGGLVMDEKRHVISSQKLDEIRHKIKSY; translated from the coding sequence ATGCAAGAAGATTTACGGTTGGTTTTAGTTATAGTGGGAGCGCTTGCTATTGCAGGGCTTCTTTTTCATGGGTTATGGACAAACAGAAAAGATAAACCAACAAAATTCAGTGAGAAACCATTAAAGAAATTTGCAGATAAATCTCAAGATAATACAGGTTTTGATGATGATGGTATCGGTGAAGTACGTGTCGTGAGTCGTGCTAATTCTTCTGAATCCAATGTGCCACCAGAAAAGAAGGCAGTCTCCCCAGAAAAAAGTGCGAGAAAAGAACCTGGTTTTAACTTTTCCGATGATCTTGTTACTGATGATCCACTTCTAAATAGTCAGAGTTCGTCAGCAGCGGATGTCACATTTACTGGTGCAGCTCAACCAAGCTTTTCAGCTGAAGAGCAAGAAGTTGCGAATCAAACGGCGATGAATTTAAATAAGAATGAAAACTTTTCATCTGTAGCTACATCATCAACAAATAACGCTTTAACGATGGAGTTTGACGCACAACAGCCTCAACCAGTGAATCGTCATCCAAATCAAGAGTTGATGGAATTTTCTGCTGTAACTCAAGAGTCTGTTATTGATGAACGAGTTGACGATACCGTAAATGAAACGGCTGACGCAATTGTGGTTGAACAGCCAATGGCCGAGCAGCCTATAGTTACTGAGCCAGAAGAGAAAGAACCTCTAGTTATTATCTTAAATGTCCATGCTAGTAAGGGGATGGAATTTAATGGAGCTCAACTATTTAATGCCATGGAGCAACATAGTCTTCATTTGGGCGAAATGGCGATTTACCATCGGCACGCCGATTTAGTTGGGGCTGGGAAAGTGCTCTTTAGTGTCGCTAACTCAGTAAATCCAGGGTCATTTATTACTGATTCAGTCGAGACTTTCACTACGCCTGGTGTTACCTTCTTTATGTCTGTTCCTTGCTATGGGAATGCAGAGCAAAACTTCAAACTGATGCTACAAACCGCACAACAACTTGCCGATGATATGGGTGGTTTGGTTATGGATGAGAAGCGTCACGTTATTTCATCGCAAAAGTTAGATGAAATTAGGCATAAAATTAAGTCCTATTAA